From Chrysemys picta bellii isolate R12L10 chromosome 1, ASM1138683v2, whole genome shotgun sequence:
AGGGAAAAAAGCAATGTGAGAGGGGTCAGGAGGCACTTCTCATGGGACAACACTATAAAGTTTCCCACCCATTCCCACAGGAGGGGTTATTTTGGCAGATATTTCTCTCCTGAGGGGAAGCAATGAAGCAAGGTTTCATCTAGTACACGCTTGCAGTTTCCAGCCTGGTGCCTTTGCTGCTCACCTGTTCTTGCCCAAGTAATTGCAGAATGGGCCAGGAAAGTGTCActcaatgggggaaggaagaaagcaGTTCTGCCAGGGAACCTCCAGCACAGGATTGGGGTGTAgctgcaggaaagtttcctagaaatTTCCCTGGAGGAATCCTGTGAAATCTCAATGTGCATCAACAGCCTGCCTCGGCAGTGCCTAGCTGCATGGGGAAATGCCCAGCACACAGAAACCCAGCCAGCCTGGTACAATTCTCTGCCCTCAGCCAACCTCCACActtcacaaagcaaaaccacTTACCAGGGGTCTATTTTCCTGCTTCTGGATCACCTAATTGCGACTGCCCAGATGGCTGcacacctctggagtggagaacagctCCTAACAGCACAAAGCACTGGGTGAACCCAGCACGGGTCCCACATCTTCTAACGCCTCCATCCCTTTATCAATGACTCTCTCCTGTGGGTTAAGTCCAATTTCCATCATCTCCAGACCCAACAAAATATCCACGGGGCTCATGGCCATGGAGGTGATGTCACAGACTAGGATAGCGTCCAACTCCTTATAAAAATGGCAGGTCTGGGGAGCAACACCTGACTGACCATTTCCCTCCCTTGTCTTCAGATTCACGGCACTTCTGACACATGGTACTTCTCGTATGTGGCACTCAGCTCCTTCAGCTTtcctgtgcactgcagtgtgtcctaaTCATGGCTCTTTTCCAACAAGCTGCACGAAATCTGCCCTTAGGTGTCGAAATTCcttcagctggagcacagctgggactgcacagcctcctctcccccaatACTGAGTAGATCCAGCAGCTCCGCAGTGGTCCAAGAGGGAGAGCGTTTGCTGTGTGGATCCACAATGGTCACCTGAGAACAGGCAGTGTGAGCTCTCCACGCCcaacaggaaggggaatttcaaaattcccaggcctttaaaggggaggggcagaaggtGTTTACcttgctgcagggcagaggagacaACAgcagtcaggatgggcattgtgggatgcctTGGGAGAGGGGCACAAGTGTCCATGCTGGCacgttgtcgacaaaactttttcGTAAAATATCTTACAACTCTTGTCAATCTGGTTTTATTATATCATTGAAACTGAGGCATTCCATCGTTAATAGTGGCcttgcagtgtggacacctccACTGTTTCTTTGCCAAAAGCTGCTCTTTGACAaaaaaacttggcagtgtagaGAAGGCCTAAGGAACAGtgatggataaccagtatccaccATCGTGTTTCCTGCTGGTGTCTATTAAGGTTTCCCACACCAAGATGTGTAGGAATTATTGACGCAGAGAGcaccataaaatatggaattCTCATTAGTTGGATCATGTATTCATAATTCATttatctgaataatgaaaatgtcatttttcaatgTGTGAAGAGAAACCAATCTGCTTCACCCGTAAGAACACCCTCCAGTAATGCATGTAGTGTCTCATATGAAtactgtctctccatccaggtatTTGTACTGTGACCATCACCCTAAAAcctgggcacatacaggaagCCAGTGGAACGTAAAGTATATGCAGGAGACACCTTTCAGGctcagagttggacaccttccccctactccatgtcagatttCAACTCAACAGACTTCACCAACCCcgccaccttcatcctgctgggcatttctgggcaggaggcagcccacatctggatctccatccccttctgcaccatgtacaccatagccatcttggggaacttcaccatcctgataattgtgaagagggagccgagcctccatgtgcctatgtactatttcctctgcatgctggccatcactGACATGGTTGTGTATACATCCACACTGCCCAAAATGCTGGCAattttctggttcaattccagggagatcgatttcagtgcctgcctcacccagatgtacttcattcgctgcttctcagtgatggagtctgggatccttttggccatggcttttgatcgctacgtggccatctgcaatcccctgagacattccaccatcctgacaaaccccTTTGTAGCCAAGATTGGCTTGGCCGTGGTGCTGCGCGGCGGAATGGTCGCACTGCCCTATCCCTTCCTGGTGAGTCAGTGGCCATATTGCACAACCAACATCATCGCCCAGCCGTTCTGCACACATACAgccgtggtgaagctggcctgcgctGACACCCGCGTCAATAGTTATTATGGCTTCTTTGTGCTTTTCTGTGTGTTTGGTCTGGATGGGATTTTTATTACCATCTCCTatatccagatcctcagggccatcttcagcctccccacaaaggacgcccggctcaagacttttgggacctgcggctcccacctctgtgtcatTTTAGCCTCTTACATCCCAGGCCTCTTCATTTCCCTCATGTACTGGTCTGGCCTGAATGTGCCTGGGCATATCCACGTTCTCATTGCCAATTTGTACATCTTTAtgccccccatgctaaaccccatcatctatggggtgaggaccaaacagatccaggacaggctgctccggctctttactcataaaggggcctaaagttttctcctggtgctctgaCTCTGAGATTGAGTTTCCATTCAGAGCTGGCTTGTGACATAGTGCTGGGCCCTCTTCCCTGAAACACTGACTGCACTGTCAAAGGGACATGAAATCCTTTCCTGGCCTCACTGTGCTGTGTCTGCCTGACAAACAGAGGAATCAGTCTGGCTACAGCCCATTAACtcatagggttgccacctttctaattgctggtaactggacaCCTGAGGCCCTGTGCCCTGCCCCACATATTCCCCAAGTCCTTGCCCCCTACCCCAGTCCCACGCATTTCCACAAGGCCCCTCCCACTCTGCCACCTATTCCTCCAAAGCTCCACTCTCTTATCCACCTCTTCCTTCAGGCCCCTCCTcacttctgcctcttccccaaaagCGCCACCCCTTTTgctggctcctcccctccccagccccagtcaCTCTCTGGATTATCTCCACCTccctccacgcccccccccagctggggtccctctgctctgggacaggagctgctgcagcctgacaaggagcctgtAGTGAGTACAGTGAGGACACAGTGTTGGGGCCGACAGACCAATGAGGAGCGGAGAGGGAAGCTAGGAAACCCTA
This genomic window contains:
- the LOC122172987 gene encoding olfactory receptor 52R1-like, yielding MSDFNSTDFTNPATFILLGISGQEAAHIWISIPFCTMYTIAILGNFTILIIVKREPSLHVPMYYFLCMLAITDMVVYTSTLPKMLAIFWFNSREIDFSACLTQMYFIRCFSVMESGILLAMAFDRYVAICNPLRHSTILTNPFVAKIGLAVVLRGGMVALPYPFLVSQWPYCTTNIIAQPFCTHTAVVKLACADTRVNSYYGFFVLFCVFGLDGIFITISYIQILRAIFSLPTKDARLKTFGTCGSHLCVILASYIPGLFISLMYWSGLNVPGHIHVLIANLYIFMPPMLNPIIYGVRTKQIQDRLLRLFTHKGA